The genome window CAGGCCGTCACTCGGCCCGACGGGCCGACCCGATCACACAGCGTCTCCGTGAGCAAGCCGACACCGCACCCGGCGTCGAGCACGCGGTCGCCCGGCTTCAGCGCCAGGTGCGCGAGCATGCGCTCGCGCTGGTGGACAATTTCCGGCGTGAGGTAGCTCTTTTCCAGCGCCGCCACCGCGTTCTTGTCGAAACGAACGGACACCGGCAGTGCTGGTCAGGATTCGACCAGCGAGGGAAAGAGCAGCCGACACTCGTCGGCAAAGAAGCGGAAGCGGTGCCCACCGATTTCGAAGGTGTCGCCGTCGCGCAACGCGCTGCGGCGCACGGTGGTGCTGCCAACGCGGGTGCCGTTGGTGCTGCACAGGTCCTGTATCACGTACTGGCAAGCCCGTGCCGACACGTGAACGGGCTCGATCACCGCGTGCTTGGCACTGACGGTCTTGTCCTCGAGCTGGATAGCGGCCTCGCGGCACCGTCCAATCAACGCGCGCACGCCGTTCAACGTGTACTTGCGCACCGCCATTTCATCCTGCAACAAGACGACTTCAGCCACGATCCACCCTGTCTTACACCCATGCCAGAACCGGTCGCCAGGGTCGGTCTGCTGCGGGGGCAAACACGCCGTGGCGAGACCCTAACCATAGTGCATTGA of Pseudomonadota bacterium contains these proteins:
- a CDS encoding FHA domain-containing protein is translated as MAEVVLLQDEMAVRKYTLNGVRALIGRCREAAIQLEDKTVSAKHAVIEPVHVSARACQYVIQDLCSTNGTRVGSTTVRRSALRDGDTFEIGGHRFRFFADECRLLFPSLVES